A window of Phragmites australis chromosome 2, lpPhrAust1.1, whole genome shotgun sequence genomic DNA:
GCGCAGCAGCTGGGCTCCGGCATGAAGGGCCTCGGCCTCGGAGCCTTCACCCTCGACTGGACGGCCGTGTCGTCGTTCCTCTTCAGCCCCTTGGTGTCGCCGTTCTTCGCCACCGCCAACATCTTGGTCGGCTTTGCGCTCTTCATGTACGTGATCGTGCCGACTGCCTACTGGGGTCTCGACCTGTACCACGCCGGGAGGTTTCCCATATTCTCGTCGCACCTCTTCATGTTCAACGGGAAGAGCTACGACATCACGGCCATCGTGAACGACCGGTTCGAGATCGACATGGACGCGTACCAGCGGCTCGGGCGGATCAACATGAGCACGTTCTTCGCGCTGTCGTACGGACTCAGCTTCGCGGCGATCGCCGCCACCATCACGCACGTCGCGCTGTTCCACGGGAAGGAGATCTACCGCCGCTTCCGCGCCTCGCAGAAGGACAAGCCCGACGTCCACACGAGGCTGATGAAGAACTACGAGGACGCGCCCGGCTGGTGGTTTTACGCCTTGCTAGCGCTGTCCGTGGTCGTCTCGCTTATCCTCTGCACCGTCCTCAAGAACGAGGTGCAGCTCCCCTGGTGGGGGCTCCTCTTCGCCTGCGGCCTGGCCTTCGTGTTCACGCTGCCCATCAGTATCATCACGGCCACGACCAACCAGACGCCGGGGCTTAATGTCATCTCTGAGTACGTCATTGGGCTCATACTTCCGGGTAAGCCGATCGCCAACGTCTGCTTCAAGGTGTACGGCTACATGAGCATGTCGCAAGCCGTGTCCTTCCTCGCGGACTTCAAGCTCGGGCACTACATGAAGATACCTCCCAAGTCCATGTTCCTCGTGCAGTTCGTCGGCACAATGTTCGCCGGCACGGTCAACCTCGGGGTGGCGTACTGGCTGCTCGGCTCCGTCCACAACATCTGCCAGGATACGCTCCTCCCCGCCGACAGCCCGTGGACGTGCCCGAGCGACCGCGTCTTCTTCGACGCGTCCGTCATCTGGGGCCTCGTCGGGCCGCGCCGCATCTTCGGGCCGCTGGGCAACTACGGCGCGCTCAACTGGTTCTTCCTCGTCGGCGCGGCGGGCCCTGCCATCGTGTACGCGCTCCACAGGGCGTTCCCTGCCCAGGCCTGGATACCCATGATCAACCTGCCGGTGCTCATCGGCGCGACCGCCAGCAtgccgccggcgacggccgtgAACTACAACTCGTGGCTGGTGATCGGCATCGTTTTCAACTTCTTCGTGTTCCGGTACAGGAAGAGGTGGTGGGAGAGGTACAACTACGTCCTGTCCGCCGCGCTGGACGCCGGCGTGGCGTTCATGGGGGTGTTGCTGTACTTTACGTTGTCGATGGAGAACCGAAGTATCAACTGGTGGGGGACGGCCGGGGAGCACTGCCCGCTTTGTTTTgttgactttttttttcataggaGTACACAAACTACAAACCACACAAAGATTataagaaaccaagttaaaaaatatcttatcttatttgtgatgagtgattaataatgatatttatttggttttatGATCTTTGATTTtgtatgagttttgatgtgatttgaattaatttagaattttatttgagcatattgattatggactaattgaaattggagttagagatatgtttGTTTATCCCATATagtatgcaggtgatggatgtaatttGATGGTTGACGACGGGATGATAGGGACCAAGCGGAGTGCTTAGtgttggacgatcaaggagaccgaatggagtcaagggtgatcctagctgaacacatAGAGGTTAAAAAAGCATTAAAGAcagatggagacggcgtgttgataaagttaagCGAAGAGGATGCTGTCAAGTGATAAGACGGCCCaagagatcgggagcgggagagacttaccggtgaTCAAGATTATAAGACGAAATATACGCGTCGGCATCAGAGCGTTTGCTTGAGGTGTAAACAAGTGggtagtcacgctttgagaagcgtgctagagttttgcggtttggcctcaaaaccgtaggaggaGTGGGGGAGCATGTGGCACTATCGCGAAGTTTGcgttgagacgaagctaagtcatgaaggcaccgCGGTCATCCGATAaatcgagaagaaaatgaactaaaataccctcgatgaTTTGTAGGAGTATACTATAATAGAaggtattttagaaaaaagttagaaaacttaagggtcaaatttcttaggcctataaataaaagGATATGACTATAAGAAGAGATAAATCAGTCATTTTGAGGCTCttgtgccatccatatgagagccttgtgctagggttttaaaggagagcaagagaagtgcttagcctatgtatcaggtgagagctttgtgaggaaaaatctttgtaatatgtctaaaatagggcttaTCTCTGctgcaataaagtttatttttctttatgttattgtgctcatctgtttctagtttccctctattggtttctttacaagtttgcaagttttttgtttCCGGATTTGatcttcgttttgatttttgactGAAATTTTAGCATCTTGTGATGTCATTCTTCtggttgctagaggcataaaatttatatacacatgcttatgtgatgaGGTTTTGAATtgccttgcctctagataatcaagttgaagagttttgttgctcggtgttcatcttttcttgtttctttgcaagttgtgaccttttgagtgctaagacatatggattgatgttaaatagaacatatggttTATATAACATCTGTGGAGTCGTGTTGACTCAATTTTCTATTGTTAAAACttatctctatttttgctttcgcttaagttttgaggtgcgttaggtgatccaaataggagaaggccatcgattttgcaagaaatttattgaagcgtctattcaccccgctctagtcgccaatctcattcctacaattggtatcagaactgatttgatcacttgttgaccttaaccggctttgtgatccttaagcgacaatggagagaagtgagaaTTTTGTTCTTCGATTGTcgagatttttcgtactggaaggttcgcatggaggcttatctcctaAACCAAGGAAattccatatgagagattgtGGACTCCAACTATGTAATTCCTATTGCTCGTTCTTCTCCAGCCaagattgaacaatatgaggccaacaacaaggcttgtaatatattgttcactagcctgagtcgtaatgagtttgatagagttcaGCACCTCCATATGGCTCGCGAGATCTGGTcgactcttagtgtctttcatgagatGTGGTCGACTCTTAGTGCCTTTCATGAGGGTACTAAccagattaaggctagacgtCAGAGCATGTGCAACTAGGAATATCAGATGTTTGTATAGAACTctagagagtctttggatgctatgtttgctcattttgataggattgttagcaaccttagatccactggtgttttaccatattctgaccacgagagaacGATCAAGCCTCTCTATGCTCTTGAGCGTAACATATGAGAAgttaagatctcgagcattgaaaagtcaccaagttacgacacattaacttatgatgaactcttcaacaagctcaagtccaccgagatatcCAATGCGGCTCAGATCAGTCTCGAAAACCcttatctcagaacatggcataCCTAGTGGTGGTAATTAGGCTGGAgctagtttttcttgtgctaacatttTACAGAgtagatttgctttgtcttctttggtttctatcatagagAAGCAGGTGCAcgcactggatgatgaggaccttgcgctcATTATGAAGAAGCtcactcgcttctacaataATAGAAGAGACCGGAGGAGAGGGGGTTCTTGCGCTTGTTTTGAGTTGGTGAAATCACTCATTTCAAGGCGGAGTGCCCCaggctcaagaagaaggaggacaACGACCACGACTATAAcaaacacaagaagaagaacaagaaggccTTCTTCAAAAAAGAAccgcgacaagatggccaagaaggtggccaatgtggcttctagggcattcgtggtGGCTCTCggtgacatcgacacctcttcaagtgagaaggagagctcggaggaagAGGAACCGCaaatgaagagcaagaagaaggccaatgATTTCACCATCCTCTGCTTCATGACGGATGACAACGACAATGACAGCGACCCTGAGCTTTATCCTTTTGAGGTATTCGCTTCATACGACCAGTTTTCCATCTAAgtcaataccttgaatgatgcccTTGTTAGCCATGATAGGTTACTTAAaaaagttgtgcgtgagttgaaggatcttagacctaagtatgagtctgtgtttactaaacttgcattgcttagatTTAGACCTGATGTTGAGGAGTAtgagagttgtttgattgtcatggctgaacttgttGAGTTTCgaaatgtgcatgctcaagtcaccagtcagcttgagagtgtggagaagaagctccttgaggaggagtctaggtctactctcttagttgcttgcaagaattgtactttgcttgcaaaggatgttgaactgaaagacaagtgTCTTAAAGAGTTAGAATCTAGATTGACGAGTGCTGGGTGTTCGAAGGATATGCAGCCAAATTGTTTCACTTGCATAGTCTTTCAGGACAAGCTcaactgggttagagggcaagttcacaAACTCTTGGATGAGAATGAGTATTTCCTTTCTCTAGTAGAGAAGTACTCAGAGGAtaagggaaaaatgaatttgatcttggccaataccaagatgtgtgctgacaaagCGAGTTTGACTCTTGGGTTGAGATTTGAGAGCGTTGCTTACAATGGAGATATgaagactgttttcaccacacctactaccctaaaaTATGAGAAGACTATTTTCAAAATCAAtgtcacaccacaacccatcaagaagaaacccacatcACAGCCTACCAAGAAGAATCCAGCATCAAAACCTAAGAAAGCTTCACAACCTAAGTGAGAGCCCTAGTGAGGGAGTCTAGAGTGATCGGCAGTCGAGTTctcgagagacgctaccactgcacctacttcCAGAAAGAGGGTCATCTTGTTGAGTTTTGCTTTTGTCGTAGGAGAGATGAATGGCATGAGTGGAAGTGGAGTACTCGAAACATGTAGTACCCCTCTATTGGTGTACATAAGCCTTTTTTGCTCTTGCCCACGAGTCTTAGACACTCGTCAGTTTTCTTCCAGAGGCTTTATCCggtgtggattttaccatgactcatatgattttagtccacgtgtaagaggttttgagtctcAGCATTTTGGCGGATCACATTTTTCTTATCATGGTTCTCACTCCAGCATGCTAGTGTTGATCTGTATTTACCTGCTTTCActacttcagggcggatgacccagtactggattcttCATGGATTTCTATCTAACCCTAGTActaagccatccacctactattcttctcatatgtaggtggtaggTCGAGGCctgaagaacaagtggctcgttgactccggttgttcgcatcatatgaccggagatgtaTCATGGTTTTCCAGCCTCACACCGATGAAGCGGAACGTGTACATCACTATCGGGGATCATCGGAAAAGAAGAGTGAAGGTCAAAGGTATGGTAATGGTGAATGAGGGTTTCagtctcaaagatgtggcttttgTGGAGCATCTaagatacaatcttctctctgtatctcagttgctagatgaggacttggaagtgcatttcaaacacgatgcttctcgagttcttgattcttctggcgctttgatttgccgaatttctagagttgggagagtttttggagctgatttttctgagtctttttgttcttctcgttgtttaaTTTCACAGccttcttttgagctttggatgtggtataAGAGATTAGGGCACATGAACTTTGATTTGTCTACTCGTTTGAATGCCCTAGatttgatccgaggattgcccaagctcaaatttgagaagaatcttatttgtgctccttgttagCATAGCAAGATGGTTGTTGCTCCTTgtccaccagtcaatctggtgatgactaaacagccgggagaacttctccatatggacactgttgatCCTTCCTGAGTTCATTCGGCGGGCGGGAAGTTATATgttattatcattattgatgacttctcttgctactcttgggtcttctttcttgtaagtaAGGATGAAGTATTTTCACACTTCCAAaacttggctttgagattgttcaaagaagtCTCTGATGCATTGAAATGaattcgtagtgataatggcacaagttcaagaactatctcttttatgctttttgtcttgagcatggcattgagtatcaattttccgccccacacgttcctcagcagaatgacatggttgagaggaagaatcataCATTGGTGAAGATGACTACGACGATGCTCAATGAGTATaagactcctagaaagttttaggctgaggccattagcatggCGTGCTACTTCTCCAATCAATTTTTTTGCGCTTGATCTTGAATTTAACTTCTTAGTtacgttttgggaggaagccaaaggtttcgTATTTGGGAGTTTTtggtgtcggtgcttcatcctaaagcatgataatcttgacaagttcaagtTGTGTTCTTCCGATAATATtatcttagggtattctcttcatgatcattcttaCTGGCTCTTTAATCTTGACAGTAATACTATCATAGAGTCCTGTGatatgacctttgatgaatcaaccccttatGCTTGCCCTATCTTTGAGTATGTAGGTGaccaggagatgagcgaaagcatttttgtagatgacgaccttccagctttcggggatgacgaggatgatccactacttcctactaccacACTTGCTCCCGAGCTAGTTCCTCCCTCTTCTACACCGACAGAGGGTCTTGTAGCctttacttccacttcagctgctttcgagcctgaaccagcagtgtttgagtgggagatcatctcgcagcgtgaagctcctcaacacattcagcggtgacaccATCCACAGATGATGATCAACGCCATCAATGAAAGAGTAATGAGGTCCAAATTTGCTCATTATGCTTATTTCACTGATTCTACATTTGTTGCTTTTTTTGAGCCTCATGATATTGGACATATTTTACCTGATTCAAgttgggtcaataccat
This region includes:
- the LOC133905090 gene encoding oligopeptide transporter 4-like; its protein translation is MVQTADVERGPVVAIPGEEDDASPIEEVRLTVPAGDDPTLPVWTFRMWFLGLLSCALMSFLNQFFSYRTEPIIVTQITVQVASLPLGHLLARVLPSRKFKAPALLGGGEFSLNPGPFNMKEHVLISIFANAGCAFGNGSAYAVMIVDIIRAFYRRSISFFAAWLLIITTQVLGYGWAGLMRKYVVEPAHMWWPGTLVQVSLFRALHEKEDQPEGVASRRMPRAKFFLVALACSFLWYAVPGYLFPTLTSVSWVCWLFSKSVTAQQLGSGMKGLGLGAFTLDWTAVSSFLFSPLVSPFFATANILVGFALFMYVIVPTAYWGLDLYHAGRFPIFSSHLFMFNGKSYDITAIVNDRFEIDMDAYQRLGRINMSTFFALSYGLSFAAIAATITHVALFHGKEIYRRFRASQKDKPDVHTRLMKNYEDAPGWWFYALLALSVVVSLILCTVLKNEVQLPWWGLLFACGLAFVFTLPISIITATTNQTPGLNVISEYVIGLILPGKPIANVCFKVYGYMSMSQAVSFLADFKLGHYMKIPPKSMFLVQFVGTMFAGTVNLGVAYWLLGSVHNICQDTLLPADSPWTCPSDRVFFDASVIWGLVGPRRIFGPLGNYGALNWFFLVGAAGPAIVYALHRAFPAQAWIPMINLPVLIGATASMPPATAVNYNSWLVIGIVFNFFVFRYRKRWWERYNYVLSAALDAGVAFMGVLLYFTLSMENRSINWWGTAGEHCPLCFAPLQPYIEQEGLASEEVASPVDESVARTTRRLQCDASTSEATHLLDRACIDPATILNIQSIPLVELTSRTFNVHAAHHFASNQSRKASFLPGSKDAYTTFVPLNSTAITLSPATIGTTAPSFGFSVVLTLTASITPSIRDDNLF